A genomic stretch from Synechococcales cyanobacterium T60_A2020_003 includes:
- a CDS encoding 30S ribosomal protein S1 — MSFSSDDFAKALEQYDYQFQRGQVIRGKIFSHESEGAYVDVGGKAAAFLPKMEASLSGAVDLTVSAPLHEERDFLIIRDQDTDGQLTLSIRQLELRRIWEQFAEMQEAGQTIQVRVKGVNKGGVTVDAHGLRGFVPRSHLVDRDSLDVLVGKTLTVGFLEIDPNQRRLVLSQRIASQSASMGQLGIGQLVDGKISNIKPFGLFVDFNGVTGLLHINQISANYIASLPALFEIGQSVKAVIIDLDSAKRRVSLSTKVLEQYPGEILEKFAEVMAEAEARLPKAQKMLVREGTLQE; from the coding sequence TTGTCTTTTTCTTCTGACGATTTTGCCAAAGCCCTTGAACAGTACGATTACCAGTTTCAACGGGGACAGGTGATTCGTGGCAAAATCTTCAGCCATGAATCAGAAGGTGCGTATGTGGACGTCGGTGGTAAAGCAGCGGCGTTCCTGCCCAAAATGGAAGCATCGCTATCCGGTGCCGTTGATCTCACCGTATCCGCCCCCCTGCATGAAGAGCGCGACTTCCTAATCATTCGCGATCAGGACACGGACGGTCAGCTCACCCTTAGCATTCGCCAGCTCGAACTGCGGCGAATTTGGGAGCAGTTTGCCGAAATGCAGGAGGCTGGACAAACCATTCAAGTCCGAGTAAAGGGTGTGAATAAGGGGGGCGTTACGGTCGATGCCCACGGACTCCGAGGCTTTGTGCCGCGATCGCACCTAGTAGACCGCGATAGCCTGGATGTCCTGGTAGGCAAAACCCTGACCGTCGGGTTCCTGGAAATTGATCCCAATCAACGGCGACTGGTGCTCTCTCAACGCATTGCTAGCCAATCGGCGAGCATGGGTCAACTGGGCATCGGACAGTTAGTCGATGGCAAAATTTCCAACATCAAGCCCTTTGGCCTATTCGTTGATTTCAATGGCGTTACGGGGTTGCTCCACATCAATCAAATCAGCGCAAACTACATTGCCTCGCTGCCAGCGCTTTTTGAGATTGGACAGTCTGTTAAAGCGGTGATTATTGACCTTGACAGCGCTAAACGGCGCGTATCCCTATCCACCAAGGTTCTCGAACAATATCCGGGTGAGATCCTAGAAAAATTTGCCGAGGTGATGGCTGAAGCAGAGGCGCGACTGCCCAAGGCACAGAAAATGCTGGTGCGGGAGGGCACCCTTCAGGAATAG